TGCAGCACCACAAACAACCAAGAAAGCGAAAGAATTCAGGAAGTGCAGTTCCTCCTGAGTGATTATCCTGACATCATCAACATGACTTCTGCAGATGGCCAGACACCTCTTCACATAGCAGCGATTAACAATCAGGCTTGGTATACTGACAGCTCTTATCATGAGTATTTTTGTAATCTCTTCTCGAAACTCTTGGAGACACTTTCTAAGAGTAACATACATTACAGAAAAACTGGGAATGAGGGACTCGATTTgtcaaagaaaaatgaacttcACACATATTAGCTGAATTATTGCTCTCAAAACGAATATTTAACCGATCCACTTATGTTCCAGGATTATACCAACACTGTTGCGCAATGATGCTGACCTGGAGTTTTATGACGATGCCGGTTTCACTCCACTTCTACACACCATCACACGACAGTCACTGGAGTGTTTTGAAATCCTGCTGGAAAGGTAGGTTTTATTCAGTTGGTCTCTTTATTAAAGTACATGTTTATATTCGTGAGAGTAAACCACagttcactttttctttcttagtaTTTGATTGatgaattttggttttactggAGAGCACCACATATGATCAAAATCGGGACATTTCTACTTGTCTCCCTCATTCAAGTTCTTTAGTCGCCTTTTAGTCACCTCACAAGAGTTACGTAGAGCATCTCAGTTGCTTGATTATGGTTCATTGAAGTgcatttactgttttcacttacTGTCACagcttttttaagtttttctgtgAAGGGAAAAAGAAGCATAATTTAAATAGATGTGAGCTCAGGATCACTTATGAAATGGGTCATAGGGTGGTCACTAAGAATATGATACTGAAAGGCGGTTTCCATATAAGACAAGGAAAACGTTTCTAGTGTAACTTACTGGTTGGTTTTCATTATTCAGGaaataaaactatatgaaaacatggagatataataaataaataaaagctagtATTTGTTCAAAAACTACTTTAACACTGAAGACATAGTTGCCGTgttcagaaaactataaaattttggaaaacgAAATGGGTTCTCTTGAGACCTAACATTGGCAAATAAGAGGATCTCCATTAATAAACTCTGGAGATGTTGATGATATGGAAGATGaaatcataaaacagaaaaattccaaatCATGTAAATGGGAGATATGGTTCAAAAGTATGCTCCGAGTTTTATGACAGGCTCAAAGAAACTCAAAGTCCGGATTGCAGTGGCGAGAACGAACAACCTGATACCTATGAAAGGTTTACTGGCAGACATGGCAAATCTACCGTTTAAATGACATACTGATTTTCAGTATCTGAAAATTGTGAAAGTATGCGTGATTTCGTTAAGTCTTAATACTGAAATTCACCATCTTCATTGACCAGGAATAATGGCGGTACTAGAGGAAAACAGGAAATActggttttatttcttgtatgatcatagaaagattaagaatttcCTTGTGCTTAACCCAGTCATTCATACTAATATTAAAAGTACAAATAGGACTCATCCGTAGGTTAggtaactttgtgtgtgtgtgtgagttcttCCCTATCTCCTTTTcaatacacgcacaaacaaattGCAacttttacgcacacacacatccctagggggttagttccgtcagtgcacctcacacacttaaggttctttgcagcgttcctgcGACCCCTAGCTGggcccactttcattcctttttctgtatctccgttcatattctctttcttccatttactttcaaccctctcctaacaattgtttcattttgcagttgccaggttttcctcctgttataccttcaAAGAATtattctctcaatttctctttcagcgctgaatgacctcatagctcccagagcttggcctttggcctaaattttgtattcctttccttctaaacacacacacacatgcgtacatgtatataaaatatttcgcATTTAGTAAATGTAACATATGACATGCCAATTTGACAAATTATTAACAGCAGAAGAATGCTGTATTtttcacaaagatatatatatatatatatatatatatatatatatatatatatatatatatatatatatatatatatatatatatatatatatatatattctgctgctGGTGCTGTTCGAAATTTGTCAGATTGTCGTGTCATATGATGTTACGAAATTCGTGTAGCCTATATACTTGAATTATCAACAGGGTCCTTACCATTGTTTGCATATTAGAAGATTAGTTTGAATTGTAATGATTGACCTTTGTGTGTAATCATACTGCTTTAGATTAAAGTAGTtgcttatcaatttttaatcttcagattattaataatagatattttttttacttacgaAGCGATTGTCCATTTTACAACGGTTATTTTTTTCGGAATGGGAAGATATGCAATCAGCAATGGGATAATGATTTCTGTCATACAGGTAACAAAAGGCCAAAATCTCATAGTTGACTCTCACATCATTTTTCAGCGGGGTAGATGTTAATAACAGTAGTGCAAACGGCCAACCACCTTTGCACTGGGCCGTGAAACACTATTATAAGCACGGGAGGATGGTGGAAAAACTCTTAAAATGCGGGGCCGACGTGAACATGGTAGACGACGACAATCAACAAACACCACTTCACGTAGCTGCTTATGTTGGGAATACCGTTGTTCTTCAAGAACTGCTCAACGCAAAGCCCAGGGACATTAACGCACTCGATATATCCACTCTGTCACCTCTGCACTTAGCTGCGGAAAAAGGTAATCGTGATTGCTGCGAGATCCTTCTGGCATCTGGGGCAAACTGTTCAGTTCGCAACAAGCATAAGGAAACCCCACTGATGTTAGCAGTAAAAAATTGCTTTACCAAAACTTGTGAGATTTTGCTTCAGAGTAACAGAGGATCTGTAAACGATGTTAACAATAGTCACCAGACTCCTGTAATTATTGCTGCGAGGAGTAACAAAGCTGCTTCCGTTTTCGTCTTACAGGCTCTTCTAAAGTGTGAGCCGGATTTAAAAGCAACAACATTAGATGGAGACACAGCATTGCATTATGCTGCCAAAAATGGCTCTGCTCAGAAGTGCCGTGATCTGATGGAGGCTGGAGCTGACTGCaacataacaaacaaacataagACGACTCCAATCCATTGCGCGGCTAAGAAAAACGCGATTTCTTGTGTTGCTACTCTTCTAGGTTTCTCCGAGGAAGAAATTTGTGATTTACTCTTTTCTGACTCTGGTTCAGAGGATGCTCGTTTACGTTTTTGTCCTTCAAATTGTAGCAGTCAAGGTGTAGTAGATTCTTGTCCTGGAGATTATGACACTCATGATTCACAAGACGTCAACGTTAAGGATAATCAAGGCATGACGCCCCTTCATTATGCATTAATGAAGAGCTCAGAAGAGTGTTGCAAGCTGCTACTCAAGAAACGGGCTAATGTTCATctcaagaataataaaagtaacactCCACTGCATTTAGCAGCCGAAAGAGGACTAGCTAAATGCTGTATTTTGCTTCTTTCCAAAGGAGCAGACGTCAATGCGACCAACGATGAAGAAAAGACGTCTCTTCATTTGGCTGCAGCTGCAGGATCTCGCGCATGTTGTAAGATCTTGATGAAGAAAGGAGCCGAACTCAGTGTTGTTGACAAGATGAAGATGTCACCTTTGCACTATGCTGCTAAAGTCGGTTCTGCGGAATGTTGTGAATTGCTACTAAAGAAGGTTGAAAAGAACTTTGCATCTTACTCTGCTGATACTCCATTGCATCTTGCTGCTAAAGAGGGTTATTTAAACTGCTGCGAGCAACTAGTTCAGAACACATGGACAGTTAAATACTTATTGAGACGAAACGAAGATGGACAAATGCCCCACAATGCAGCTTTTGACAACGGAAAAGATGATGCTTTCTGCTTCCTACTTCACAAGGCTTTAGAGTACATCGTCAGAGAGAAATCATCAGAAAAGTTTGGAAGGTCACAAAGAAAAGACAGGAAAGAGGATGAACCGATTCTTAAACCTGCACTGAGCGACCTGCTCAGACAGAGTATACAACAAAAAAGGGGGTAAGCTGCTGTTGGAATTACcgatatatagatgtgtatatgtgATAAAGATGATTATTAAGACACCGGATAATATATGAATGGGCTCAACTTCTAAAGTCTTGCAGTGTGTCGTTTGTTTAGTGTTTACCTATGTTGATTAAAGAATTAATGCATTATGTGTGATACCTGACATCTTTACTCTTACCTCTAACAGCAATGCAGTAGATGCCATTGTAAAATGTCCCAAGTGGTTGGATGCCCTTTCATCGGAACGCGAAAGGAGCTGTACATCCAATTTATGTCACCTTATCAAGCATTTCCCGGAAGTTGCCAAGGTAAAATTTTCAGGGTATTTCATAGCTATTTCATTGTGCTTCGTGAATGGAATGAGCATAATCACAGTAGTTCGCtactttctgttttcttctgtattatggagttttgttgaaaatgaatattgcaaGACTCTATGTaacttaatgattttattttttttaaattgtaggaGAAACCAAGCACTTACCCTAAAATGAAGCTAATTTTTTACACATACAGTCTCCTTCGTCACCGGATCTCTTCcccgaaaaagagagagagagagagagagagagagagagagagaatgatgatgattatacttTCAGGTTGTTCTTGATGGATGCATAGAAACTTCCTTAGAGGGCAGAAAGATATACAGATTCATCTTTCTcgaaaacatttacttttactCAGGTATGTACTTTATCATACTTACTCGTAATATAATTGAGCACGAAAACAGCACAAAGATTAGGGTTTCTTCCTTGCTAGACATACCTGTGATTTGTGTTCTCGCCACAGAAGTTGTCTTAGCTGCCGTATAATGTGACAAAATTACTTTGGCAGAAACGGTATTACTCAGGGCGCAACCAGCGCAGATCACAGCTCTGACGAGCACAGAATTCAGTTAGATTGCATAATTTGACTGgctgaattttataaaatttcactttcctaatctatcgctttattttcttttgctcagaAGCAAATGACGCGACGGACTCAGGCATTTTGGGACTACGAaagattttcattatgaaaagggTTTCTTCCTATCTACGGCGGAACTTACTCCCAAACACAACGATTGGCGGCCGGATTCTCCAAACTGCCGTCGGGATGTACAAGCGATTTTTCCAGGCCGTCGGCGTCGTACTGAAGTTTGTCTTTCATCCGAATGACCTAAAGGAACGCGAGATGACTACCGAGGGTATGTCATCCACAACAGTTTTATTGTCACACTTCTAAAAGAAGCGCCATATATATGACTGAACCATCAAATGACAACCCTTTCAGTGCTCTGttacttgtttctcttttacTTGGTTCCTACAGTCATCCTGTTTGATTAACTGATTGTTTTCTGTAGACTGGCATTGGACATCCTAGTTTCAGTCTGGTGTGGCGCTTCATACTTTTCCTTCTAGTTGGCCTttgcataagaaagaaaattgCAGACTGGGGGAAGGGGTGGCCTAAATTTTGACGTCCTGAAATCAGTTCTTTCTCGAATGTAATACTGTACAGCATTCTCTGCCCCTCAAAACTGGTCATGAATAAATCAGTGTTTTTCGCACATTCTTTGGCCAAACTTGCAGATGACGTCAGCGAAAAAGATGCATTTCCGCGACTGAGTCGCTATGACTCAAGATGTCAAGAAACATTGAATGTTGGGACACATTCCACCTCGACTGTCCATCTTCGAATTTAGTGCCAAGGAAATGcgctttagtctctctctctctctctctctctctctctctctctctctctctctctctctctctctctctctctctctgatctttaaTCCCTTACGTAACTGTGACGCATTTTCTTTACAAATCTATTTTTGTTCCAAAATTTGATCTTGAAAAAGTCCATTACATTTGCAGTCGTTctctaaagaaaaggaaaaacaggcTTATTACGTAGGATTCGTTCATATCCATGCTTCTTGGGCCTTATCAGCTgtatatcaataaacaaaagaacagaaTTTCTATATATTGATGCTTTGAGTTCTCGCAAGAGGAAATTTGATATATACtcgaaatttacttttatttcttcttgaacatttttttttctccacgttAAATAGTAATGGTCACATAGCTTATTCTGTTCCCaaaattgatatattttcatatgtataggTACATATTTTCACAACATGCTTACACACTATACAcaacacacacccccacacacaaacgcatacataGTTATACATTCCCACaccatatatactctatacatggACATACActtaatcatatgtatatatatatatttattttatatatatatatatatatatatatatatatatatatatatatatatatatatatatatatatatatatatataaaatgtgtgtgtgttatgtgtttgtAATATTGCGTAGATTTTGATATATCTATTTGATTTTATAAACGGTTTTTCATAGGGCGAAAAAACGTATATGGTGTTGCATCCaagttacatttttgttttgataatgtgCTCGTTTCATAGTTTTTATTAACCAAAAATGAAAAGTCGTTTTTCGTGTCATCCCTCCTTTAATCTTAGCAATACCTGGTAATGCCATTATCTGAAAGGAACTCGTCTTTGATTAGTGATTTCGCCAACCTTGGTAGTCAGCGCAATTACTGAAATGCAATCAGCTTCCATATCGGCTCATTTAAGACGAATCTCGAGCTTCATTGTGATCCACTGGTGTTAACACCAAGCCATAAGGTCTGTTGTAAATTTCAGTTAGTACCATTTTAGTCAAGGACGATAGCTTTGATCTCACCCTTTTATGAAATAAGTAATCAGTTGTAAtgcatactgtattattattattattattattattattattattattattattattattattattattattattattattattattattattattgtcagacCTCTGAGACGAATTTCTGAACCCTAAGAGGGTAACCGAAAAGTTTTAATTCTTAATTAAAGGGGAAAGAGTGTTATTAAACAAACTAGAACATTTGAAAAGCTTGGTAACCTGATAACTTAATCTTGAATGTTTGAGTAGattcatttttctgaaatttgttaTTCTCTCTTCGTAAATATCCAACAGGCAGGAAGTAAGTTTTAAAATGTTAGTACATTCTCCATATTTCGGGATTGGAACTTACGGGTCATCTATGGAATGTCCGTGCCTCATTCATTCACACGGGATCCACCGGTGAAATGTTTTACTGTGAAGATGGCTAAGAAGGGTGTGGATACCAATTCCAGGTCGGTCACTTCAAGAACAGTGCGTGCAGAAATGAACTTTTTCCAGATGACATGCCCGCTAATTAACAAAACCCGGATAAAACTGCTGAAGTACTTACTCTAAGAGCGTTATTTCCACTGAAACTAGAAGGGCTGTTTTTAATCGTTTTTCATACTTTTCTGTCAGGGTGTATTAGTTATAACATCGCATAAACATATTACTAAGTTTAAAGGTAATCGTGAACCGTTACCTCTTTAAAACAGCACATTTACTAGACCCTTTAAGTAACCTAGTTCTTTCATGTAAACTTAGTCTCGACAGAATGAATTCTTAGACTTATGGTACctgcattcttttctcttttttaaagcACTAAGTTCTCTGCCTTTGCCGCTAGACCTCTGTGTAAAAAGTTATAATGCTTCATAAATATGTCTTTCTTGTAATTCTGTTTCTGCACAGCGTCACCTTAAACTTTCAAGTAGTATACCCATTTTTCAGGaacattttacttaaatatatgcCAAGATGTGCTGCATATTTTATCAGTCTTTGAAGAGAGGTTTTGTAAGGGCTTTGACAGTATTTCTAGACtacatttgagaaaaaaaaagacactgaccCGGCAATATGTATTGAGGTTTTCGAACTGAAATGCTGACTGTTATGATTGTTCATGTTAATTCCTCAGACGAGCAAACAATCAGCGGAATTCCCGAGTGGTCACCTTTCTTCAGCAACGGAAGCCTCAAACCTTCGGCTCTC
This DNA window, taken from Macrobrachium rosenbergii isolate ZJJX-2024 chromosome 4, ASM4041242v1, whole genome shotgun sequence, encodes the following:
- the LOC136833168 gene encoding transient receptor potential cation channel subfamily A member 1 homolog isoform X3, producing MCDGLPSTYVTWRPASASAKKLRDLCSTTNNQESERIQEVQFLLSDYPDIINMTSADGQTPLHIAAINNQAWIIPTLLRNDADLEFYDDAGFTPLLHTITRQSLECFEILLESGVDVNNSSANGQPPLHWAVKHYYKHGRMVEKLLKCGADVNMVDDDNQQTPLHVAAYVGNTVVLQELLNAKPRDINALDISTLSPLHLAAEKGNRDCCEILLASGANCSVRNKHKETPLMLAVKNCFTKTCEILLQSNRGSVNDVNNSHQTPVIIAARSNKAASVFVLQALLKCEPDLKATTLDGDTALHYAAKNGSAQKCRDLMEAGADCNITNKHKTTPIHCAAKKNAISCVATLLGFSEEEICDLLFSDSGSEDARLRFCPSNCSSQGVVDSCPGDYDTHDSQDVNVKDNQGMTPLHYALMKSSEECCKLLLKKRANVHLKNNKSNTPLHLAAERGLAKCCILLLSKGADVNATNDEEKTSLHLAAAAGSRACCKILMKKGAELSVVDKMKMSPLHYAAKVGSAECCELLLKKVEKNFASYSADTPLHLAAKEGYLNCCEQLVQNTWTVKYLLRRNEDGQMPHNAAFDNGKDDAFCFLLHKALEYIVREKSSEKFGRSQRKDRKEDEPILKPALSDLLRQSIQQKRGNAVDAIVKCPKWLDALSSERERSCTSNLCHLIKHFPEVAKVVLDGCIETSLEGRKIYRFIFLENIYFYSEANDATDSGILGLRKIFIMKRVSSYLRRNLLPNTTIGGRILQTAVGMYKRFFQAVGVVLKFVFHPNDLKEREMTTEDEQTISGIPEWSPFFSNGSLKPSALERPESETSGQEHPLICMVKNRRLDLLGHEVCQRLLKYKWDRYVKRISYGLFIFSALFVVILSIYATLAYDWVYVQRVHNLTRESVCGHRCANRGGESASCPSIASGPNANRGYCFSSKPDLIAEAEPHQSSFRILALVLLVINVTIELFRIHRLYVSYRQLKRMAPLLISYVCSGVLLVNWTECNDITEIREEWQWVCGVLSVMLGWFNVVMLLGWIPAFGLYLIILNDFMMTMLKLAFFFFLQVVAFSVAFQMLLRDHFVFSNYARSTMKILTMIMGDLSYDDHFSNKEKPLHYPLLSHLLLICFLGIIGVITLNLISNFSNEELDKAKKQTKLITLSRQVTMILEMESMFPLLRRHYARGWVEDSL
- the LOC136833168 gene encoding transient receptor potential cation channel subfamily A member 1 homolog isoform X2 — encoded protein: MQENLETIQVIRTYSTAFKAKKLRDLCSTTNNQESERIQEVQFLLSDYPDIINMTSADGQTPLHIAAINNQAWIIPTLLRNDADLEFYDDAGFTPLLHTITRQSLECFEILLESGVDVNNSSANGQPPLHWAVKHYYKHGRMVEKLLKCGADVNMVDDDNQQTPLHVAAYVGNTVVLQELLNAKPRDINALDISTLSPLHLAAEKGNRDCCEILLASGANCSVRNKHKETPLMLAVKNCFTKTCEILLQSNRGSVNDVNNSHQTPVIIAARSNKAASVFVLQALLKCEPDLKATTLDGDTALHYAAKNGSAQKCRDLMEAGADCNITNKHKTTPIHCAAKKNAISCVATLLGFSEEEICDLLFSDSGSEDARLRFCPSNCSSQGVVDSCPGDYDTHDSQDVNVKDNQGMTPLHYALMKSSEECCKLLLKKRANVHLKNNKSNTPLHLAAERGLAKCCILLLSKGADVNATNDEEKTSLHLAAAAGSRACCKILMKKGAELSVVDKMKMSPLHYAAKVGSAECCELLLKKVEKNFASYSADTPLHLAAKEGYLNCCEQLVQNTWTVKYLLRRNEDGQMPHNAAFDNGKDDAFCFLLHKALEYIVREKSSEKFGRSQRKDRKEDEPILKPALSDLLRQSIQQKRGNAVDAIVKCPKWLDALSSERERSCTSNLCHLIKHFPEVAKVVLDGCIETSLEGRKIYRFIFLENIYFYSEANDATDSGILGLRKIFIMKRVSSYLRRNLLPNTTIGGRILQTAVGMYKRFFQAVGVVLKFVFHPNDLKEREMTTEDEQTISGIPEWSPFFSNGSLKPSALERPESETSGQEHPLICMVKNRRLDLLGHEVCQRLLKYKWDRYVKRISYGLFIFSALFVVILSIYATLAYDWVYVQRVHNLTRESVCGHRCANRGGESASCPSIASGPNANRGYCFSSKPDLIAEAEPHQSSFRILALVLLVINVTIELFRIHRLYVSYRQLKRMAPLLISYVCSGVLLVNWTECNDITEIREEWQWVCGVLSVMLGWFNVVMLLGWIPAFGLYLIILNDFMMTMLKLAFFFFLQVVAFSVAFQMLLRDHFVFSNYARSTMKILTMIMGDLSYDDHFSNKEKPLHYPLLSHLLLICFLGIIGVITLNLISNFSNEELDKAKKQTKLITLSRQVTMILEMESMFPLLRRHYARGWVEDSL
- the LOC136833168 gene encoding transient receptor potential cation channel subfamily A member 1 homolog isoform X4 — protein: MSVDTLSGERENNLNGVMDEEKAKKLRDLCSTTNNQESERIQEVQFLLSDYPDIINMTSADGQTPLHIAAINNQAWIIPTLLRNDADLEFYDDAGFTPLLHTITRQSLECFEILLESGVDVNNSSANGQPPLHWAVKHYYKHGRMVEKLLKCGADVNMVDDDNQQTPLHVAAYVGNTVVLQELLNAKPRDINALDISTLSPLHLAAEKGNRDCCEILLASGANCSVRNKHKETPLMLAVKNCFTKTCEILLQSNRGSVNDVNNSHQTPVIIAARSNKAASVFVLQALLKCEPDLKATTLDGDTALHYAAKNGSAQKCRDLMEAGADCNITNKHKTTPIHCAAKKNAISCVATLLGFSEEEICDLLFSDSGSEDARLRFCPSNCSSQGVVDSCPGDYDTHDSQDVNVKDNQGMTPLHYALMKSSEECCKLLLKKRANVHLKNNKSNTPLHLAAERGLAKCCILLLSKGADVNATNDEEKTSLHLAAAAGSRACCKILMKKGAELSVVDKMKMSPLHYAAKVGSAECCELLLKKVEKNFASYSADTPLHLAAKEGYLNCCEQLVQNTWTVKYLLRRNEDGQMPHNAAFDNGKDDAFCFLLHKALEYIVREKSSEKFGRSQRKDRKEDEPILKPALSDLLRQSIQQKRGNAVDAIVKCPKWLDALSSERERSCTSNLCHLIKHFPEVAKVVLDGCIETSLEGRKIYRFIFLENIYFYSEANDATDSGILGLRKIFIMKRVSSYLRRNLLPNTTIGGRILQTAVGMYKRFFQAVGVVLKFVFHPNDLKEREMTTEDEQTISGIPEWSPFFSNGSLKPSALERPESETSGQEHPLICMVNDWVYVQRVHNLTRESVCGHRCANRGGESASCPSIASGPNANRGYCFSSKPDLIAEAEPHQSSFRILALVLLVINVTIELFRIHRLYVSYRQLKRMAPLLISYVCSGVLLVNWTECNDITEIREEWQWVCGVLSVMLGWFNVVMLLGWIPAFGLYLIILNDFMMTMLKLAFFFFLQVVAFSVAFQMLLRDHFVFSNYARSTMKILTMIMGDLSYDDHFSNKEKPLHYPLLSHLLLICFLGIIGVITLNLISNFSNEELDKAKKQTKLITLSRQVTMILEMESMFPLLRRHYARGWVEDSL
- the LOC136833168 gene encoding transient receptor potential cation channel subfamily A member 1 homolog isoform X5 translates to MQENLETIQVIRTYSTAFKAKKLRDLCSTTNNQESERIQEVQFLLSDYPDIINMTSADGQTPLHIAAINNQAWIIPTLLRNDADLEFYDDAGFTPLLHTITRQSLECFEILLESGVDVNNSSANGQPPLHWAVKHYYKHGRMVEKLLKCGADVNMVDDDNQQTPLHVAAYVGNTVVLQELLNAKPRDINALDISTLSPLHLAAEKGNRDCCEILLASGANCSVRNKHKETPLMLAVKNCFTKTCEILLQSNRGSVNDVNNSHQTPVIIAARSNKAASVFVLQALLKCEPDLKATTLDGDTALHYAAKNGSAQKCRDLMEAGADCNITNKHKTTPIHCAAKKNAISCVATLLGFSEEEICDLLFSDSGSEDARLRFCPSNCSSQGVVDSCPGDYDTHDSQDVNVKDNQGMTPLHYALMKSSEECCKLLLKKRANVHLKNNKSNTPLHLAAERGLAKCCILLLSKGADVNATNDEEKTSLHLAAAAGSRACCKILMKKGAELSVVDKMKMSPLHYAAKVGSAECCELLLKKVEKNFASYSADTPLHLAAKEGYLNCCEQLVQNTWTVKYLLRRNEDGQMPHNAAFDNGKDDAFCFLLHKALEYIVREKSSEKFGRSQRKDRKEDEPILKPALSDLLRQSIQQKRGNAVDAIVKCPKWLDALSSERERSCTSNLCHLIKHFPEVAKVVLDGCIETSLEGRKIYRFIFLENIYFYSEANDATDSGILGLRKIFIMKRVSSYLRRNLLPNTTIGGRILQTAVGMYKRFFQAVGVVLKFVFHPNDLKEREMTTEDEQTISGIPEWSPFFSNGSLKPSALERPESETSGQEHPLICMVNDWVYVQRVHNLTRESVCGHRCANRGGESASCPSIASGPNANRGYCFSSKPDLIAEAEPHQSSFRILALVLLVINVTIELFRIHRLYVSYRQLKRMAPLLISYVCSGVLLVNWTECNDITEIREEWQWVCGVLSVMLGWFNVVMLLGWIPAFGLYLIILNDFMMTMLKLAFFFFLQVVAFSVAFQMLLRDHFVFSNYARSTMKILTMIMGDLSYDDHFSNKEKPLHYPLLSHLLLICFLGIIGVITLNLISNFSNEELDKAKKQTKLITLSRQVTMILEMESMFPLLRRHYARGWVEDSL
- the LOC136833168 gene encoding transient receptor potential cation channel subfamily A member 1 homolog isoform X1, with the translated sequence MSVDTLSGERENNLNGVMDEEKAKKLRDLCSTTNNQESERIQEVQFLLSDYPDIINMTSADGQTPLHIAAINNQAWIIPTLLRNDADLEFYDDAGFTPLLHTITRQSLECFEILLESGVDVNNSSANGQPPLHWAVKHYYKHGRMVEKLLKCGADVNMVDDDNQQTPLHVAAYVGNTVVLQELLNAKPRDINALDISTLSPLHLAAEKGNRDCCEILLASGANCSVRNKHKETPLMLAVKNCFTKTCEILLQSNRGSVNDVNNSHQTPVIIAARSNKAASVFVLQALLKCEPDLKATTLDGDTALHYAAKNGSAQKCRDLMEAGADCNITNKHKTTPIHCAAKKNAISCVATLLGFSEEEICDLLFSDSGSEDARLRFCPSNCSSQGVVDSCPGDYDTHDSQDVNVKDNQGMTPLHYALMKSSEECCKLLLKKRANVHLKNNKSNTPLHLAAERGLAKCCILLLSKGADVNATNDEEKTSLHLAAAAGSRACCKILMKKGAELSVVDKMKMSPLHYAAKVGSAECCELLLKKVEKNFASYSADTPLHLAAKEGYLNCCEQLVQNTWTVKYLLRRNEDGQMPHNAAFDNGKDDAFCFLLHKALEYIVREKSSEKFGRSQRKDRKEDEPILKPALSDLLRQSIQQKRGNAVDAIVKCPKWLDALSSERERSCTSNLCHLIKHFPEVAKVVLDGCIETSLEGRKIYRFIFLENIYFYSEANDATDSGILGLRKIFIMKRVSSYLRRNLLPNTTIGGRILQTAVGMYKRFFQAVGVVLKFVFHPNDLKEREMTTEDEQTISGIPEWSPFFSNGSLKPSALERPESETSGQEHPLICMVKNRRLDLLGHEVCQRLLKYKWDRYVKRISYGLFIFSALFVVILSIYATLAYDWVYVQRVHNLTRESVCGHRCANRGGESASCPSIASGPNANRGYCFSSKPDLIAEAEPHQSSFRILALVLLVINVTIELFRIHRLYVSYRQLKRMAPLLISYVCSGVLLVNWTECNDITEIREEWQWVCGVLSVMLGWFNVVMLLGWIPAFGLYLIILNDFMMTMLKLAFFFFLQVVAFSVAFQMLLRDHFVFSNYARSTMKILTMIMGDLSYDDHFSNKEKPLHYPLLSHLLLICFLGIIGVITLNLISNFSNEELDKAKKQTKLITLSRQVTMILEMESMFPLLRRHYARGWVEDSL
- the LOC136833168 gene encoding serine/threonine-protein phosphatase 6 regulatory ankyrin repeat subunit B-like isoform X7; protein product: MSVDTLSGERENNLNGVMDEEKAKKLRDLCSTTNNQESERIQEVQFLLSDYPDIINMTSADGQTPLHIAAINNQAWIIPTLLRNDADLEFYDDAGFTPLLHTITRQSLECFEILLESGVDVNNSSANGQPPLHWAVKHYYKHGRMVEKLLKCGADVNMVDDDNQQTPLHVAAYVGNTVVLQELLNAKPRDINALDISTLSPLHLAAEKGNRDCCEILLASGANCSVRNKHKETPLMLAVKNCFTKTCEILLQSNRGSVNDVNNSHQTPVIIAARSNKAASVFVLQALLKCEPDLKATTLDGDTALHYAAKNGSAQKCRDLMEAGADCNITNKHKTTPIHCAAKKNAISCVATLLGFSEEEICDLLFSDSGSEDARLRFCPSNCSSQGVVDSCPGDYDTHDSQDVNVKDNQGMTPLHYALMKSSEECCKLLLKKRANVHLKNNKSNTPLHLAAERGLAKCCILLLSKGADVNATNDEEKTSLHLAAAAGSRACCKILMKKGAELSVVDKMKMSPLHYAAKVGSAECCELLLKKVEKNFASYSADTPLHLAAKEGYLNCCEQLVQNTWTVKYLLRRNEDGQMPHNAAFDNGKDDAFCFLLHKALEYIVREKSSEKFGRSQRKDRKEDEPILKPALSDLLRQSIQQKRGNAVDAIVKCPKWLDALSSERERSCTSNLCHLIKHFPEVAKVVLDGCIETSLEGRKIYRFIFLENIYFYSEANDATDSGILGLRKIFIMKRVSSYLRRNLLPNTTIGGRILQTAVGMYKRFFQAVGVVLKFVFHPNDLKEREMTTEDEQTISGIPEWSPFFSNGSLKPSALERPESETSGQEHPLICMVKNRRLDLLGHEVCQRLLKYKWDRYVKRISYGLFIFSALFVVILSIYATLAYDWVYVQRVHNLTRESVCGHRCANRGGESASCPSIASGPNANRGYCFSSKPVSREDKSACKTGEGLMHAFLCACVDVCYGKGSVKG